In Streptomyces canus, one DNA window encodes the following:
- a CDS encoding AAA family ATPase has protein sequence MSLGYRVERLLQTPAADAGQAREVVGRARQLREITELLGQDSAAGRALLLSGEPGVGKSTLLGEVARVRSGAGARVLSAVGVRFESELAYAGLHQLLLPLNDRIERLEDTHRRVLRSALGYGGDQVPDALHVSDAVLFLLRQVAAERPVFIVVDDLGRFDRASSAVLGFVARRPAGSCIGFLAACRTGAETSFDRAGFTEYELPPLDRDAAVELLRVRFPGLAGPVRDRVLAQAQGNPLALVELPAALGGPQRDAPADLHDVLPLSPRLRGRHAARVARLPAASRRLLLLLALDDTGDPGILRAGSNDPKALTALSAVESDRLITFDDTSRRFVFRHPLMRAAVVEASTLTERCQAHRTLAEIRAEAPERRAWHLGRATLVPDERVAVLLEEAGHRAARRGDATAAVATFTRAAELSPRPAERGRRLTRAAYLAADATGELRAASELLDRARCSDPDQTGPLTVATRVLLLLNGGDGDIDMAHRLLVEAIETGGHGDDAEEGTLIETLQLLQLVCWSAGRDALWKPFHAALGGLKPAAPPLLAACLDRLTDLRDVSWDAVRRGRRGGHVRAHIDALMHLCLQDFPAGRWEEAETLAAEGRRICDERQYPFFSWYFEYHQALLAAVRGQFEESRSTADRITQWAVPRGVLTAAAFADHARVLAALGAGDDESAYRHAVAISPAGRLAPHAPYALWVCMDLVEAAVHTRRTAEAEAHVRAMREAGVAALSPRLALLVAGSAALVAPDDGAVGCFEQALALPGAQDWPFDLARIRLAYGERLRRMRFVTEARAQLEAAAQVFEHLGARPWADRATGELRATRRSRTGAKYRSVTLTAQEQEIAVLAASGLTNKQIGERLHLSPRTVGSHLYQLFPKLGIASRAGLRDALASLPGGNAF, from the coding sequence ATGTCACTCGGCTATCGCGTCGAACGGTTGCTCCAGACCCCTGCCGCGGACGCCGGTCAGGCCCGCGAGGTGGTGGGGCGTGCGCGGCAACTCCGGGAGATCACGGAGCTGCTCGGGCAGGACTCTGCCGCGGGCCGTGCCCTGCTGCTCTCCGGGGAGCCGGGCGTGGGCAAGAGCACCCTGCTCGGGGAGGTCGCCAGGGTCAGGTCCGGGGCGGGTGCCCGGGTGCTGTCGGCCGTCGGCGTCCGGTTCGAGTCCGAGCTCGCCTACGCCGGACTTCACCAGTTGCTGTTGCCGCTGAACGACCGGATCGAGCGCTTGGAGGACACCCATCGGAGGGTTCTGCGCAGTGCGCTGGGCTACGGGGGCGATCAGGTGCCCGACGCTCTTCACGTCTCCGACGCGGTGCTCTTCCTGCTGCGTCAAGTGGCAGCCGAACGCCCTGTGTTCATCGTCGTGGACGACCTCGGACGTTTCGACCGGGCCAGTTCGGCGGTGCTGGGCTTCGTCGCCCGTCGGCCGGCGGGCAGCTGCATCGGATTCCTCGCCGCCTGCAGAACGGGAGCCGAGACCTCCTTCGACCGAGCCGGGTTCACCGAGTACGAGCTGCCACCGCTGGATCGCGACGCGGCCGTGGAACTGCTCAGGGTGCGCTTTCCGGGGCTGGCCGGACCGGTGCGGGACCGCGTCCTGGCGCAGGCGCAGGGCAACCCGCTGGCGCTCGTGGAGCTGCCCGCCGCGCTGGGCGGCCCGCAACGCGACGCGCCGGCCGATCTACACGACGTACTGCCCCTCTCCCCACGTCTTCGGGGCCGCCACGCTGCGCGCGTGGCCCGCCTTCCGGCCGCATCGCGCCGGCTTCTGCTGCTGCTCGCCCTCGACGACACCGGAGATCCAGGAATCCTCCGTGCCGGATCGAACGACCCGAAGGCCCTTACGGCGTTGTCCGCGGTGGAATCGGACCGTCTGATCACCTTCGACGACACGAGCCGACGGTTCGTCTTCCGGCATCCGCTGATGAGGGCCGCGGTCGTCGAGGCCAGCACCCTGACCGAGCGCTGCCAGGCCCATCGCACGCTGGCCGAGATCCGCGCGGAGGCTCCCGAGCGGCGGGCCTGGCACCTGGGCCGGGCGACCCTCGTTCCCGACGAGCGTGTCGCCGTCCTGCTGGAGGAGGCCGGGCATCGCGCCGCCCGGCGGGGTGACGCCACAGCGGCGGTCGCCACGTTCACCAGGGCAGCCGAGCTGAGCCCCCGTCCCGCGGAGCGAGGACGCCGACTGACCCGGGCCGCGTACCTCGCTGCCGATGCGACCGGTGAGCTGCGCGCGGCGTCGGAACTCCTCGACCGCGCCCGGTGCTCTGACCCGGACCAGACCGGGCCGCTGACCGTCGCCACGAGGGTTCTCCTCCTGCTCAACGGCGGTGACGGCGACATCGACATGGCCCACCGTCTGCTCGTGGAGGCCATCGAGACCGGCGGCCACGGAGACGACGCCGAGGAGGGCACCCTCATCGAGACACTGCAGCTGCTGCAGTTGGTGTGCTGGTCCGCTGGTCGGGACGCCCTCTGGAAACCCTTCCACGCGGCCCTCGGCGGTCTGAAGCCGGCTGCACCGCCGCTGCTCGCCGCCTGCCTCGACCGGCTCACGGACCTGCGGGACGTCTCTTGGGACGCGGTCCGTCGGGGACGCCGGGGCGGCCACGTGCGCGCACACATCGACGCGCTCATGCACCTGTGCCTGCAGGACTTCCCGGCCGGCCGGTGGGAGGAGGCCGAAACGCTGGCTGCCGAGGGCCGGAGGATCTGCGACGAGCGCCAATACCCGTTCTTCTCCTGGTATTTCGAGTACCACCAAGCCCTGCTCGCCGCCGTCCGCGGGCAGTTCGAAGAGAGCCGGAGTACGGCCGACCGCATCACGCAGTGGGCCGTGCCTCGTGGAGTTCTGACGGCGGCTGCCTTCGCCGACCATGCGCGGGTCCTCGCCGCACTCGGTGCCGGCGACGACGAAAGCGCATACCGCCACGCCGTGGCGATCAGCCCTGCGGGCCGACTCGCGCCGCACGCTCCGTACGCGCTGTGGGTGTGCATGGACCTGGTGGAAGCGGCGGTGCACACGCGGCGCACCGCTGAGGCCGAGGCGCACGTGCGGGCGATGCGGGAGGCCGGTGTCGCGGCCCTCTCCCCGCGGCTGGCGCTGCTGGTGGCGGGCTCGGCCGCGCTGGTGGCACCCGATGACGGCGCGGTCGGGTGCTTCGAGCAGGCACTGGCCCTCCCGGGAGCGCAGGACTGGCCCTTCGATCTGGCGCGGATCCGGCTGGCCTACGGGGAGCGGCTGAGGCGCATGCGCTTCGTCACGGAGGCCCGAGCCCAACTGGAGGCGGCGGCCCAGGTGTTCGAGCACCTGGGGGCCCGGCCGTGGGCCGACCGGGCCACGGGCGAACTCCGCGCCACCCGCCGGTCCCGCACCGGAGCGAAGTACCGTTCCGTGACCCTCACCGCACAGGAGCAGGAGATCGCCGTACTCGCCGCTTCCGGGTTGACCAACAAGCAGATCGGCGAACGTCTCCACCTCTCGCCCCGAACCGTTGGTTCGCACCTCTACCAGTTGTTCCCGAAACTCGGAATCGCCTCACGTGCGGGACTGAGGGACGCGCTCGCGTCCCTTCCTGGAGGCAACGCCTTCTAG
- a CDS encoding SsgA family sporulation/cell division regulator, which translates to MQMRELDSCTPVVCRMLVRLVVAEGVDRPVMLDLSYDRADPYAVSLTFHMRTDTTVDWVIGRDLLLDGLENLTGAGDVQVWPCRDPGADRVHIALCPCPKQEAVVVTTPARALRAFLRRTLAVVPTGTEECHLDMDGAVRQLLSGPGESLR; encoded by the coding sequence ATGCAGATGAGAGAACTCGACAGTTGTACGCCGGTGGTGTGCCGGATGCTTGTCCGTCTGGTCGTCGCCGAAGGGGTGGACCGGCCGGTGATGCTTGACCTGTCCTACGACAGAGCCGATCCGTACGCGGTGTCGCTGACGTTCCACATGCGCACGGACACGACCGTGGACTGGGTGATCGGTCGCGATCTTCTCCTGGACGGGCTGGAGAACCTCACCGGCGCCGGCGACGTCCAGGTCTGGCCCTGCCGGGACCCGGGGGCGGACAGGGTACACATCGCACTGTGCCCGTGTCCGAAGCAGGAGGCGGTCGTGGTGACCACCCCGGCGCGAGCCCTCAGGGCCTTTCTGCGGCGAACCCTCGCGGTGGTGCCCACCGGTACCGAGGAGTGCCACCTGGACATGGACGGAGCCGTCCGCCAACTCCTGAGCGGCCCCGGTGAGTCGCTTCGGTAG
- a CDS encoding NAD(P)/FAD-dependent oxidoreductase, which translates to MREILIVGGGYAGFYTAWGLQKKLRPGEARVTVVDPRPYMTYQPFLPEVAAGSVEARHAVVSLRRHLHGTRLVSGTVTGISNADRTVTVRPVRGDTYELSYDILVVTAGAVTRTFPIPGLAQQAIGLKHVEEAVAIRDRLMTAFDQAASLPAGPERHKLLTVTFVGGGFSGVEGFGELLSLATAMLRSYPELSVDDLSFHLVEARGRILPEVSDRPGAWVVRHLERRGAHVHLNTQLLSAEDGHVVLSDGEEYESELIVWAAGNAANPVVHNHTDLPLDERGLLLARADLRVGTDAEPVPDVWAAGDDASIPDLASRVPGARTVPNAQHAVRQGRRLAGNLVADLRGRRVRNYRHDSLGVVATLGLGRGIFQYKGIVIKGFPAWLMHRGYHVLAVPSWERKIRVLAVWLTAALTGRDLVSLASVQHPRDAFVTSGRTQNPSAGRAKEGSTP; encoded by the coding sequence ATGCGAGAGATTCTGATCGTCGGCGGCGGCTACGCGGGCTTCTACACGGCCTGGGGCCTGCAGAAGAAACTGCGTCCGGGCGAGGCACGGGTCACGGTCGTCGACCCGCGCCCGTACATGACCTATCAGCCCTTCCTGCCCGAGGTCGCGGCCGGTTCGGTGGAGGCACGTCACGCCGTCGTGTCGCTGCGGCGGCACCTGCACGGCACCCGGCTGGTCTCCGGCACCGTGACCGGGATCAGCAACGCGGACCGTACGGTGACCGTCCGCCCGGTGCGCGGCGACACCTACGAGCTGAGCTACGACATCCTCGTGGTCACCGCCGGCGCGGTGACCCGCACCTTCCCCATTCCCGGACTCGCGCAGCAGGCCATCGGCCTCAAGCACGTGGAAGAGGCCGTGGCGATCCGTGACCGGCTGATGACCGCGTTCGACCAGGCCGCCTCGCTGCCGGCCGGCCCCGAGCGGCACAAGCTGCTCACCGTCACGTTCGTGGGAGGCGGGTTCTCCGGCGTCGAAGGCTTCGGTGAACTGCTGTCGCTGGCGACCGCGATGCTCCGGTCCTATCCGGAACTGAGCGTCGACGACCTGTCCTTCCACCTGGTCGAGGCCCGGGGCCGCATCCTGCCCGAGGTGAGCGACAGGCCGGGTGCCTGGGTGGTACGCCACCTGGAACGACGCGGCGCACATGTCCATCTCAACACGCAGCTGCTGTCCGCCGAGGACGGCCACGTCGTCCTCTCCGACGGCGAGGAGTACGAGTCCGAGCTGATCGTCTGGGCGGCCGGCAACGCCGCGAACCCGGTCGTGCACAACCACACGGACCTGCCCCTCGACGAGCGCGGCCTGCTGCTGGCCCGCGCCGACCTGCGTGTGGGCACCGACGCCGAGCCCGTGCCTGACGTGTGGGCCGCCGGCGACGACGCGTCCATCCCCGACCTGGCCTCGCGGGTGCCGGGTGCGCGCACGGTGCCGAACGCCCAGCACGCCGTGCGACAGGGCAGACGTCTCGCCGGGAACCTCGTGGCCGACCTGCGCGGGCGGCGAGTCCGGAACTACCGCCACGACAGCCTGGGCGTGGTGGCGACCCTGGGGCTGGGGCGGGGCATCTTCCAGTACAAGGGCATCGTCATCAAGGGATTCCCGGCGTGGCTGATGCACCGGGGTTATCACGTGCTCGCGGTGCCCAGCTGGGAACGCAAGATCCGCGTTCTGGCGGTCTGGCTCACCGCGGCCCTGACAGGCCGGGATCTCGTGTCTCTCGCCTCCGTCCAGCACCCGCGGGACGCCTTTGTCACCAGTGGGCGGACGCAGAACCCGAGCGCCGGCCGCGCGAAGGAAGGCAGCACACCATGA
- a CDS encoding sigma-70 family RNA polymerase sigma factor, with translation MYVEPSLATPDDLEDAVAVFVHHRKRLFGIAYRILGSTVEAEDVVQEVWLRWQKTDRSVVLSPAAFLSSATTRLAINVAQSARVRRETYIGPWLPEPVDTGADPEVGAERAEAVEMALLLVLEKLTPVERAAYVLREAFDYAYAEIADMLEVSLVNVRKIVSRARRHLLDERRESVDAAEHRRLLGAFVSAARTGDVASLEALLAPDVVSLSDGNGMRGCARVPVQGRARVARLATYRQLWREAVPELVDANGATGVLVHRDGRTVAFVTAAASKHGIHQVMWVFEPSKIAAFVASRSRFAMSPGAVPDSV, from the coding sequence ATGTATGTCGAACCGTCCCTCGCCACACCTGATGACCTCGAGGACGCTGTCGCCGTCTTCGTGCACCACCGCAAGCGGCTCTTCGGGATCGCCTACCGCATACTCGGCAGCACGGTCGAGGCCGAGGACGTGGTCCAGGAGGTATGGCTGCGCTGGCAGAAGACCGACCGCTCGGTGGTGCTGAGTCCCGCGGCTTTCCTGTCGAGCGCCACGACCCGCCTGGCCATCAACGTCGCGCAGTCGGCGCGCGTGCGTCGGGAGACGTACATCGGACCGTGGCTGCCGGAACCCGTCGACACCGGCGCGGACCCCGAGGTCGGTGCTGAGCGCGCGGAGGCCGTGGAGATGGCGCTGCTGCTGGTGCTGGAGAAACTGACTCCCGTCGAGCGCGCCGCCTATGTACTGCGCGAGGCGTTCGACTACGCCTACGCCGAGATCGCCGACATGCTCGAAGTCAGCCTCGTCAATGTGCGGAAGATAGTCAGCCGTGCTCGTCGGCACCTGCTGGACGAGCGGCGGGAGAGCGTGGACGCGGCTGAACACCGGCGCCTCCTCGGCGCCTTCGTCTCAGCGGCCAGAACGGGAGACGTGGCATCACTCGAAGCCCTGCTCGCGCCCGATGTCGTCAGCCTCTCCGACGGCAACGGCATGCGGGGCTGTGCCCGCGTACCTGTGCAGGGCCGTGCCAGGGTGGCCAGGCTCGCGACCTATCGGCAGTTGTGGCGGGAGGCGGTTCCCGAGCTGGTCGATGCCAACGGCGCTACGGGTGTGCTGGTCCACCGGGACGGCCGTACGGTCGCCTTCGTGACCGCGGCCGCCTCGAAGCACGGAATTCACCAGGTGATGTGGGTGTTCGAGCCGAGCAAGATCGCCGCCTTCGTCGCATCACGTTCCCGTTTCGCGATGTCCCCCGGCGCCGTGCCGGACAGTGTGTGA
- a CDS encoding RNA polymerase subunit sigma yields MDPSDAVPIDELWEERRFLLDVAHWMLGDPGAAESVVDEAYHRWYGLSDAARRQITVPRSWLAKTVGGICLDRLARPGRGAAGPEEGHGARPSEVEEEAGRVVLNALESLSTAERAAFVFRAFGMAPGTVADIVGRPEPELAELAERARQWLRLRRTRSTTPRQHDAVARAVCRACVSGDGELLTSLLCSDATAFFDGGGKVRALTGPVHGCRPVADSLLTLLTRSPHTTLTTHSVNGRTGLVAHYDRRVAAVISLDVSDDRVAQVWVMLNPDKLRSWNQPPTDGVAGSVEGP; encoded by the coding sequence ATGGACCCGAGCGATGCGGTGCCGATCGACGAGCTGTGGGAGGAGCGTCGGTTCCTGCTCGATGTCGCTCACTGGATGCTGGGCGACCCGGGCGCGGCGGAAAGCGTCGTCGACGAGGCCTATCACCGCTGGTACGGGCTGTCCGACGCAGCGCGTCGGCAGATCACCGTCCCCCGGTCCTGGCTGGCGAAGACCGTGGGCGGGATCTGCCTGGACCGCCTCGCACGCCCCGGCCGGGGCGCGGCCGGCCCCGAGGAGGGGCACGGGGCACGGCCGTCGGAGGTGGAGGAGGAGGCCGGGCGGGTCGTGCTGAACGCGCTGGAGTCGCTGTCGACTGCCGAGCGCGCCGCATTCGTGTTCCGTGCCTTCGGGATGGCCCCGGGCACGGTCGCCGACATCGTGGGCCGCCCCGAGCCGGAGCTCGCCGAACTCGCCGAACGGGCCAGGCAATGGCTGCGGCTGCGGCGCACCCGCTCCACGACACCGCGGCAGCATGACGCCGTCGCCCGCGCCGTATGCCGGGCGTGCGTCTCCGGCGACGGGGAACTGCTCACGTCGTTGCTGTGCTCGGACGCGACGGCGTTCTTCGACGGTGGCGGCAAGGTACGGGCGTTGACCGGGCCGGTCCATGGCTGTCGGCCGGTCGCCGACAGCCTCTTGACGCTCCTGACCCGAAGCCCGCACACCACCCTGACCACCCATTCCGTCAACGGCCGCACCGGCCTTGTCGCCCACTACGACCGCCGGGTCGCCGCTGTCATCAGCCTCGACGTCTCGGACGACCGTGTCGCCCAGGTCTGGGTCATGCTCAACCCCGACAAACTACGGTCGTGGAATCAGCCTCCTACCGACGGTGTCGCCGGCTCGGTCGAGGGCCCGTGA
- a CDS encoding WhiB family transcriptional regulator: protein MHWRERAACLRVDPELFFPISTIGPTLRQVDEAKAVCGRCPVAEQCLDWAVRAGRVDGIWGGTTESERRAMRGVDTRRAQACPSGM from the coding sequence ATGCATTGGCGTGAACGGGCAGCTTGCCTGCGCGTAGATCCCGAGCTTTTCTTCCCCATATCCACCATCGGTCCCACGCTTCGGCAGGTCGACGAGGCGAAGGCTGTCTGCGGCCGTTGTCCCGTCGCGGAGCAGTGCCTCGACTGGGCCGTGCGGGCGGGACGCGTGGACGGCATCTGGGGCGGAACGACGGAAAGCGAACGCCGAGCGATGCGTGGAGTCGACACCCGGCGCGCACAAGCCTGTCCCAGCGGTATGTGA
- the qcrB gene encoding cytochrome bc1 complex cytochrome b subunit, which yields MSKGERVADWADGRLGVRRLVRERARRAFPDHWSFMLGEICLYSFVVLVVTGVYLTFYFHPSMKEVQYNGSYAPLRGQTVSEAFDSTMHISFDVRGGLLIRQAHHWAALVFVAALLTHMMRVFFTGAFRKPREINWLIGFLLLVLAMFAGLTGYDLPDDLLSGTGLAVVNGTILSIPIIGTYLSMFLFGGEFPGTELVARFNTIHVLVLPALMVGLLTAHLALMLYHGHTQYPGRGRTNNNVVGVPAKVRVVKSSGYFLLVSGVIFGMAAVAQINPVWQYGPYRADQVSAGSQPDWYMGVADGLLRVMPGWEVDFWGHTLALDNLIPLTVGVGLFLALGAYPFIESWATGDTREQNLLDRPRNRPVRTALGVAWLSFYLVSLIGAANDIIAVRFHVSVESVTWSVRIGLFVVPVVTYALTKRLALGLQRSDRDKVLHGRETGIITRMPNGEFVEVHEPLSQEQLHVLTQHEQYKPIGPGVGDGTDHLKIAFRLARRLRSWCSQSLYGERAQIAKPTAQEYQVLHKERTEDHA from the coding sequence ATGAGCAAGGGTGAAAGGGTCGCCGACTGGGCCGACGGGCGCTTGGGCGTCCGCCGGCTGGTCAGGGAAAGAGCACGACGGGCCTTTCCGGACCACTGGTCCTTCATGCTGGGGGAAATCTGCCTCTACAGCTTCGTCGTTCTCGTCGTCACGGGCGTGTATCTGACCTTCTACTTCCATCCGTCGATGAAGGAAGTGCAGTACAACGGAAGTTACGCACCGCTGCGCGGCCAGACGGTGTCGGAGGCTTTCGACTCCACCATGCACATATCCTTCGACGTCCGCGGCGGTCTGCTGATACGGCAGGCCCATCACTGGGCGGCGTTGGTCTTCGTCGCCGCCCTGCTCACCCACATGATGCGGGTGTTCTTCACGGGCGCCTTCCGCAAGCCGCGCGAAATCAACTGGCTGATCGGATTCCTGCTGTTGGTCCTCGCCATGTTCGCCGGACTGACGGGATACGACCTCCCGGACGACCTGCTGTCCGGTACCGGCCTCGCCGTGGTGAACGGAACAATCCTGTCCATTCCCATCATCGGAACGTACCTGTCGATGTTCCTCTTCGGAGGCGAGTTCCCCGGCACCGAGCTGGTAGCCCGCTTCAACACCATCCATGTGCTGGTCCTCCCCGCCCTCATGGTGGGACTGCTGACCGCCCATCTGGCCCTGATGCTCTACCACGGGCACACTCAGTACCCGGGCCGTGGACGCACCAACAACAATGTCGTGGGAGTGCCGGCCAAGGTACGCGTCGTCAAGTCCTCCGGGTACTTCCTGCTGGTGAGCGGTGTCATCTTCGGCATGGCTGCGGTCGCACAGATCAACCCCGTCTGGCAGTACGGGCCTTACCGTGCCGACCAGGTTTCGGCCGGGTCACAGCCCGACTGGTACATGGGCGTGGCGGACGGGCTGCTTCGGGTGATGCCGGGCTGGGAAGTCGACTTCTGGGGTCATACCCTGGCGCTCGACAACCTGATTCCGTTGACCGTGGGGGTCGGCCTCTTCCTCGCCCTGGGCGCGTATCCGTTCATCGAGTCCTGGGCGACCGGTGACACACGCGAGCAGAACCTTCTGGACCGACCGCGTAACCGTCCCGTACGAACGGCACTTGGCGTCGCATGGCTCAGTTTCTACCTGGTGTCCTTGATCGGCGCCGCGAACGACATCATCGCCGTGCGTTTCCACGTCTCGGTCGAGTCGGTGACCTGGTCGGTCCGCATCGGACTCTTCGTCGTTCCTGTCGTGACGTATGCGCTGACCAAACGACTGGCGCTCGGCCTGCAGCGCAGCGACCGCGACAAGGTCCTGCACGGACGCGAGACCGGCATCATCACACGCATGCCCAACGGGGAATTCGTCGAGGTGCACGAGCCGCTCAGCCAGGAACAACTCCACGTCCTCACCCAGCACGAGCAGTACAAGCCGATCGGTCCGGGCGTCGGGGACGGAACAGATCACCTCAAGATCGCATTCCGTCTTGCCCGGCGGCTGCGTTCCTGGTGCAGTCAGAGCCTTTACGGAGAACGTGCGCAGATCGCCAAGCCGACCGCGCAGGAATACCAGGTGCTGCACAAGGAGCGCACGGAGGACCATGCCTAG